One stretch of Pieris brassicae chromosome 8, ilPieBrab1.1, whole genome shotgun sequence DNA includes these proteins:
- the LOC123713107 gene encoding uncharacterized protein LOC123713107 isoform X2, translating to MPAAVSGNRYRNCERLIDGRVVRPDNKAYATLPVMFQPFAPYPQFVAPAPVHYPPIAPMSAPIPATSLPRPTQTEPAKVLVLDTLKKGVMRTQATQTEASLGKKTTNYLSLSPRTIKRVKMVAAGVQTNGITVGARRLTKSFSEVGGDRLTGAHDEVAAAIESIITGEHEKLHRTQSEEPPRSPHSPTPISPLQRGDSDDVTSCSIKSVASSQIDKSSELSALQKQAQEYFQQNFQFIHESDRDDTIDDDIENIEKSMALNRRNLEYLQQEIAKQAKIDKSLRSILSKSTSDASQKTTNSHPLSKTSTFQSEPSTETSVTTTDDSEKNEKEIIIDFEPRPDDEAIPFTTLRRKNKRILQKTLSEGEILLDARKTEISSSDGGKDAPIIMSTSQENMTREDREREATYKQYIAQNYDETPIKDEGIFPFEPDGSFSSSEGNAPYEDFHEKYISYKHDSFRIRSVSFEDRTESIHREDNLQDSTAKSSPTSPEVEKQEIDEEEKEKTIPSANSLTKILAPLEKKSPSASNESLTVDHSRDHSDGLWNESQTTVLQIDSGTDNGTVISSSDLSSLAASPGALALLTPTSRRKQLLLLQHQQRSSLDTDALDEEFDASQSQSPTSPRNKLDTSGSSSIQHRPSLSPPAVVPNIPLPMLPITKQPISKTSPVQHSKANHTPAIAITHPSLDLSDVPFKRTPSFINKKRERALSPSRRQELQRKAQQKEPNGTIPNYTVQSPPEPVLAKTGSSETSLARTDSGKVNTDVSESTTTEDYVTANSDSSKRSNSKNQNNSSENNNKAQEGSSFESASSLYSSTKTDNITEDLILPSFSPPLEISDDFIVPNLTSPPSQLPDRKSKPSVERIEVKAEINQCVDYIRKNKTELIKIKEELSAKTVSLKRETGSLKSSSSGSYSIGGSSSNLLESVIDKTICEKMKDLPEKPEPEVVKVKKEKNKGKEQFVPKNMGSLSDDERSVHYSSSGYYESPIEDDDDGGLTYKHSQKYRSTSRPRLWLSEERRRKKKAFTLEFSKSYDDSISTSRDDWGNKEKETSSTRYERSALKSAMSKSPLEEKQETRKKKTHFVEKTKSLQSSPRETIDVEKSLKEKLHKEKDSDRRPVERERYVKRTKLKAKSPTQSRTIDVGYRGTQYERRETIGSNMKLHLNIPTSDDSSEQYKKNGTSNGNISPRKHRRLRDSPRRKTGSNSTTKSPTSNNNHCGYSSRPRRKSGSNESISLPGSLPRRKQSIPTLPCMSSLEAEDIETARALNDGSRLTPLRYFKSPTSPRHRKQDNDGKFAKAASAESLRSVSPGSDSVFYSEQTEHSLGAEDEARAHCLHCGKEVHIVTASHDDSRASKTSHTDESYADATPDIVPAPAGFADSPSCMTTKKHASGVRLYKKLDKRYRSEDKSRNYRYRQDVRAKSEERGKEEYATIEKPQDTRIARSAGNSLDKLAANASVDPDEQEEYSGSSEGAEGRTERGVYATPWWCGNWILLSETDDHWTRIPPDVTVASEGQEDPTESESEFNKRYVALTHRLVHRRACIELNRRQSNNTFESDKTVIVRRGNEEFGFRIHGSKPVVVSAIEPDTPAESSGLEVGDIIISVNGINVLDKTHSEVVKIAHSGSEILELDVARTCEVVATLAHEGGPAALYSGYLWRAAPLRPHHPPRWTRRWFVLKRDNCLYYYKTDSSIHPVGALMLVNYQLSEEDSGKPHGFRLQRGGGTRLQLAADTAEASARWRAVLDHAIDASNQRDGWLEVTIRNMKLPPSSIPRPDCFGYLLKLGSKWKSWAKRYCVLKDACLYFYNDGNSKSAFGMACLHGYRVQTCTAGGKKYAFEVMPTEPKQRHFYFHTESEMDRKRWMAALEYSIDRWMKAG from the exons ATGCCCGCAGCCGTTAGCGGAAACCGCTACCGGAACTGCGAGAGGCTGATCGATGGACGTGTTGTTAGG CCTGATAACAAAGCATACGCGACGCTGCCGGTAATGTTCCAGCCATTCGCTCCCTACCCGCAATTTGTTGCGCCTGCTCCGGTGCATTACCCTCCAATTGCACCAATGTCTGCCCCAATCCCTGCCACTTCGCTGCCGAGACCGACACAGACTGAACCCGCCAAAGTACTAGTGTTAG ACACATTAAAGAAAGGCGTTATGAGAACACAAGCAACACAAACTGAAGCAAGTTTGGGAAAGAAAACCACAAACTATTTGTCTCTCAGTCCAAGAACAATTAAGAGG GTCAAAATGGTAGCAGCTGGCGTACAAACAAATGGTATCACAGTAGGTGCTAGAAGATTGACAAAATCATTTTCTGAGGTTGGAGGTGATCGACTGACAGGCGCTCACGATGAAGTTGCTGCTGCTATTGAAAG tatTATCACGGGTGAGCATGAAAAACTACACAGAACACAATCAGAAGAACCACCTCGTTCCCCTCATTCACCCACACCCATTTCACCATTACAAAGAGGCGACTCGGATGACGTCACGTCATGCTCCATCAAATCCGTAGCTTCCTCTCAAATAGACAAATCCTCAGAACTTAGTGCACTTCAAAAACAAGCCCAAGAATATTTCCAACAAAACTTCCAATTTATTCACGAAAGCGATAGAGACGACACTATTGATGATGACATCGAAAACATAGAAAAAAGTATGGCGTTAAACAGACGGAATTTAGAGTATTTGCAGCAAGAGATCGCTAAACAGGCGAAAATCGATAAATCATTAAGATCGATATTATCAAAGAGCACAAGTGACGCTTCGCAAAAGACTACAAATTCCCATCCATTATCTAAGACATCGACATTTCAATCAGAACCATCCACTGAGACATCGGTGACGACCACTGACGATAGTGAGAAGAATGAAAAGGAAATTATCATTGATTTTGAGCCAAGGCCTGATGATGAAGCCATTCCTTTCACAACACTTCGAAGGAAAAACAAGAGAATTCTACAAAAAACTTTGTCCGAAGGAGAAATTTTGCTAGATGC gcgaaaaactgaaatttcaTCTAGCGATGGTGGAAAAGATGCACCAATAATTATGTCCACAagtcaagaaaatatgacgaGAGAAGATCGAGAGAGAGAAGCAACATATAAACAGTACATTGCTCAAAATTATGACGAAACACCTATTAAGGATGAAGGCATCTTTCCATTTGAACCCGATGGATCCTTTAG TTCTTCAGAAGGCAATGCTCCATATGAAGACtttcatgaaaaatatattagttacaAGCATGATTCATTTAGAATTCGGAGCGTTAGCTTTGAAGATAGAACAGAAAGTATTCACCGAGAGGATAATCTCCAAGACAG TACGGCGAAATCGAGTCCTACTTCACCGGAAGTAGAAAAACAAGAGATAGATGAAGAAGAAAAAGAGAAAACTATCCCGTCAGCGAATAGTCTAACTAAAATTCTTGCAccgttagaaaaaaaatcacccTCAGCATCCAATGAATCATTGACTGTCGATCACAGCAG AGACCACTCGGACGGCTTATGGAATGAATCTCAAACGACTGTATTACAAATAGACTCTGGGACAGACAACGGTACAGTCATCAG TTCGTCCGACCTTAGCTCATTGGCAGCATCTCCTGGAGCATTGGCATTATTAACGCCAACATCACGAAGGaaacaattacttttattacagCATCAACAAAGATCCTCGTTAGATACTGATGCTTTAGATGAAGAATTTGATGCTTCCCAA AGTCAATCACCAACTTCTCCAAGAAATAAATTGGATACATCAGGTTCAAGCTCCATTCAACACAGACCATCTCTATCACCTCCGGCCGTTGTGCCAAACATTCCCTTGCCCATGTTGCCTATAACAAAACAACCAATATCAAAAACATCTCCAGTACAACACTCAAAAGCAAATCATACTCCTGCCATTGCAATCACTCATCCGAGTTTAGACCTCAGCGATGTCCCGTTTAAGCGTACTCCAAGTTTTATTAACAAGAAGCGAGAAAGGGCACTCAGTCCTTCTAGAAGACAGGAATTACAAAGAAAAGCCCAGCAAAAGGAACCAAACGGTACAATACCTAACTATACCGTACAGTCACCACCAGAACCCGTTTTAGCAAAAACTGGGAGTAGCGAGACTAGTCTCGCCAGAACAGACTCGGGAAAGGTAAATACAGATGTATCGGAGAGTACCACTACAGAGGACTATGTAACAGCTAACTCGGATAGCTCTAAGAGAAGCAATagtaaaaatcaaaataaca gttctgaaaacaataataaggCCCAAGAGGGATCATCATTTGAGAGCGCATCTAGTTTGTATTCGTCTACAAAAACTGATAATATAACGGAAGATTTAATTCTGCCAAGTTTTTCACCGCCCTTAGAGATAAGCGACGATTTTATAGTACCTAATTTAACTTCGCCACCTTCACAATTACCAGATAGGAAATCTAAGCCTTCGGTAGAAAGAATTGAAGTTAAGGCTGAAATCAATCAATGTGTAGACTATATAAGGAAAAATAAGActgaacttattaaaattaaagaagaaCTTTCAGCGAAGAcg GTTTCTTTAAAACGAGAGACAGGAAGTCTGAAAAGTAGCTCAAGTGGCAGTTATAGCATAGGTGGATCAAGTTCAAACTTGTTAGAAAGCGTAATTGATAAAACAATCTGTGAAAAAATGAAAGATTTACCTGAGAAACCCGAACCTGAAGTCGTTAAagtaaaaaaggaaaaaaacaaGGGAAAAGAACAGTTTGTTCCCAAAAATATG ggATCTCTATCGGACGACGAAAGAAGTGTTCATTATTCGTCGTCTGGATATTATGAAAGTCCCATAGAGGATGATGATGACGGTGGATTAA CTTATAAACACTCGCAAAAATACAGATCAACAAGTCGTCCAAGGCTTTGGCTATCAGAGGAACGGCGAAGAAAAAAGAAAGCTTTCACTTTAGAATTTTCAAAATCGTACGATGATTCAATTTCTACATCCCGAGATGACTGGGggaataaagaaaaagaaaccTCCTCAACCCGATACGAACGAAGCGCATTAAAGTCTGCCATGTCAAAATCACCTTTAGAAGAAAAGCAAGAAACTCGcaaaaagaaaacacatttcgtggaaaaaacaaaaagtttacAATCATCGCCCAGAGAAACAATAGACGTcgaaaaatctttaaaagaaaaactgcATAAAGAAAAGGATTCAGATAGAAGGCCCGTTGAAAGAGAAAGATACGTTAAAAGGACAAAGTTAAAAGCAAAGAGTCCCACACAAAGTAGAACTATTGACGTCGGTTATAGGGGAACGCAATATGAAAGAAGAGAAACAATTGGGTCCAACATGAAACtgcatttaaatattcctaCTTCTGATGATTCTAGTGAGCAGTACAAGAAAAATG GCACAAGCAATGGGAACATATCTCCAAGAAAACACAGACGCTTACGTGATAGTCCAAGAAGGAAGACTGGATCCAATTCAACCACAAAATCTCCTACTTCGAATAACAACCACTGCGGTTACTC TTCAAGACCTAGAAGAAAAAGTGGCTCGAACGAAAGCATATCACTCCCCGGAAGTTTGCCTAGAAGGAAACAGTCCATACCAACTTTGCCTTGTATGAGTTCTTTGGAAGCGGAAGATATTGAAACTGCTCGTGCTCTTAATGATGGATCAAGATTGACGCCGTTAAGATACTTCAAAAGCCCAACATCGCCAAGACATCGTAAGCAGGATAATG ACGGAAAGTTTGCAAAGGCGGCCTCAGCAGAATCCCTCCGTTCCGTTTCACCAGGCTCGGACTCCGTCTTCTATTCGGAGCAAACTGAGCACAGCCTTGGGGCGGAGGACGAGGCGAGAGCCCACTGCCTACACTGCGGCAAAGAGGTCCACATCGTCACAGCTTCGCATGACGACAGTAGGGCCTCAAAGACTTCGCACACCGAT GAATCATATGCGGACGCAACACCAGACATAGTTCCTGCCCCAGCTGGCTTTGCTGACTCTCCTTCTTGTATGACCACGAAGAAACACGCCAGTGGAGTAAGACTCTATAAAAAGTTAGACAAAAGATACAGATCCGAGGATAAATCTAGGAACTATCGGTATAGGCAGGATGTTCGAGCGAAg TCGGAAGAACGAGGCAAGGAGGAGTATGCGACCATTGAAAAACCGCAGGACACCCGCATAGCTCGTTCCGCTGGCAACAGTTTGGACAAGCTCGCGGCTAATGCCAGTGTCGATCCTGATG aacaaGAAGAATATTCTGGAAGCTCCGAGGGCGCTGAAGGTCGAACCGAGCGCGGAGTATACGCAACTCCCTGGTGGTGTGGGAACTGGATACTACTCTCTGAAACTGATGACCATTGGACTAGGATTCCACCAG ATGTTACCGTAGCATCAGAAGGCCAAGAAGATCCGACGGAGTCTGAGAGCGAGTTCAACAAACGCTACGTTGCGCTTACGCATCGCCTTGTGCATCGTCGAGCCTGCATCGAACTGAATAGACGACAGTCGAACAATACGTTTG aaaGCGATAAAACAGTAATAGTGCGTCGTGGCAATGAAGAATTTGGATTTCGGATCCATGGAAGCAAACCAGTGGTCGTGTCAGCCATCGAACCTGACACTCCAGCTGAATCTTCTGGGCTTGAAGTGGGAGATATCATTATCTCTGTCAACG GAATCAATGTGTTAGACAAGACGCATTCGGAGGTGGTGAAGATTGCTCATTCTGGTTCTGAAATACTTGAATTAGAT GTTGCTAGAACCTGCGAGGTAGTTGCGACATTAGCACATGAGGGAGGTCCAGCCGCCCTTTATTCAGGATACCTATGGCGGGCGGCACCCTTAAGGCCCCATCACCCACCACGATGGACACGACGGTGGTTTGTTCTGAAGCGAGACAACTGCTTGTACTATTATAAAACGGATTcg AGCATCCACCCCGTGGGCGCCCTCATGTTGGTTAACTATCAGCTGAGCGAGGAAGATTCGGGAAAGCCTCACGGGTTCAGACTACAACGCGGCGGTGGTACCAGGCTGCAACTCGCTGCTGATACTGCAGAAGCCTCCGCTAGATGGCGCGCTGTTCTAGACCACGCTATTGACGCCAGTAATCAG CGAGATGGCTGGCTCGAAGTAACGATACGCAACATGAAGCTGCCACCTTCGTCCATACCTCGGCCGGACTGTTTCGGTTATCTGCTGAAGCTCGGCTCCAAGTGGAAGTCGTGGGCAAAGCGATACTGCGTGCTTAAGGACGCGTGTCTTTACTTCTACAACGACGGCAACAGCAAGAGTGCTTTTG GAATGGCCTGTCTCCATGGATACCGAGTCCAGACATGTACCGCGGGAGGCAAGAAATATGCCTTCGAGGTGATGCCTACGGAACCTAAACAACGACACTTCTACTTCCACACTGAGTCCGAAATGGATAGGAAACG atgGATGGCAGCCTTAGAATACTCGATAGACAGGTGGATGAAGGCTGGTTGa
- the LOC123713107 gene encoding uncharacterized protein LOC123713107 isoform X3 produces the protein MPAAVSGNRYRNCERLIDGRVVRPDNKAYATLPVMFQPFAPYPQFVAPAPVHYPPIAPMSAPIPATSLPRPTQTEPAKVLVLDTLKKGVMRTQATQTEASLGKKTTNYLSLSPRTIKRVKMVAAGVQTNGITVGARRLTKSFSEVGGDRLTGAHDEVAAAIESIITGEHEKLHRTQSEEPPRSPHSPTPISPLQRGDSDDVTSCSIKSVASSQIDKSSELSALQKQAQEYFQQNFQFIHESDRDDTIDDDIENIEKSMALNRRNLEYLQQEIAKQAKIDKSLRSILSKSTSDASQKTTNSHPLSKTSTFQSEPSTETSVTTTDDSEKNEKEIIIDFEPRPDDEAIPFTTLRRKNKRILQKTLSEGEILLDARKTEISSSDGGKDAPIIMSTSQENMTREDREREATYKQYIAQNYDETPIKDEGIFPFEPDGSFSSSEGNAPYEDFHEKYISYKHDSFRIRSVSFEDRTESIHREDNLQDSTAKSSPTSPEVEKQEIDEEEKEKTIPSANSLTKILAPLEKKSPSASNESLTVDHSRDHSDGLWNESQTTVLQIDSGTDNGTVISSSDLSSLAASPGALALLTPTSRRKQLLLLQHQQRSSLDTDALDEEFDASQSQSPTSPRNKLDTSGSSSIQHRPSLSPPAVVPNIPLPMLPITKQPISKTSPVQHSKANHTPAIAITHPSLDLSDVPFKRTPSFINKKRERALSPSRRQELQRKAQQKEPNGTIPNYTVQSPPEPVLAKTGSSETSLARTDSGKVNTDVSESTTTEDYVTANSDSSKRSNSKNQNNSSENNNKAQEGSSFESASSLYSSTKTDNITEDLILPSFSPPLEISDDFIVPNLTSPPSQLPDRKSKPSVERIEVKAEINQCVDYIRKNKTELIKIKEELSAKTVSLKRETGSLKSSSSGSYSIGGSSSNLLESVIDKTICEKMKDLPEKPEPEVVKVKKEKNKGKEQFVPKNMGSLSDDERSVHYSSSGYYESPIEDDDDGGLMFVPAYKHSQKYRSTSRPRLWLSEERRRKKKAFTLEFSKSYDDSISTSRDDWGNKEKETSSTRYERSALKSAMSKSPLEEKQETRKKKTHFVEKTKSLQSSPRETIDVEKSLKEKLHKEKDSDRRPVERERYVKRTKLKAKSPTQSRTIDVGYRGTQYERRETIGSNMKLHLNIPTSDDSSEQYKKNGTSNGNISPRKHRRLRDSPRRKTGSNSTTKSPTSNNNHCGYSSRPRRKSGSNESISLPGSLPRRKQSIPTLPCMSSLEAEDIETARALNDGSRLTPLRYFKSPTSPRHRKQDNGSDSVFYSEQTEHSLGAEDEARAHCLHCGKEVHIVTASHDDSRASKTSHTDESYADATPDIVPAPAGFADSPSCMTTKKHASGVRLYKKLDKRYRSEDKSRNYRYRQDVRAKSEERGKEEYATIEKPQDTRIARSAGNSLDKLAANASVDPDEQEEYSGSSEGAEGRTERGVYATPWWCGNWILLSETDDHWTRIPPDVTVASEGQEDPTESESEFNKRYVALTHRLVHRRACIELNRRQSNNTFESDKTVIVRRGNEEFGFRIHGSKPVVVSAIEPDTPAESSGLEVGDIIISVNGINVLDKTHSEVVKIAHSGSEILELDVARTCEVVATLAHEGGPAALYSGYLWRAAPLRPHHPPRWTRRWFVLKRDNCLYYYKTDSSIHPVGALMLVNYQLSEEDSGKPHGFRLQRGGGTRLQLAADTAEASARWRAVLDHAIDASNQRDGWLEVTIRNMKLPPSSIPRPDCFGYLLKLGSKWKSWAKRYCVLKDACLYFYNDGNSKSAFGMACLHGYRVQTCTAGGKKYAFEVMPTEPKQRHFYFHTESEMDRKRWMAALEYSIDRWMKAG, from the exons ATGCCCGCAGCCGTTAGCGGAAACCGCTACCGGAACTGCGAGAGGCTGATCGATGGACGTGTTGTTAGG CCTGATAACAAAGCATACGCGACGCTGCCGGTAATGTTCCAGCCATTCGCTCCCTACCCGCAATTTGTTGCGCCTGCTCCGGTGCATTACCCTCCAATTGCACCAATGTCTGCCCCAATCCCTGCCACTTCGCTGCCGAGACCGACACAGACTGAACCCGCCAAAGTACTAGTGTTAG ACACATTAAAGAAAGGCGTTATGAGAACACAAGCAACACAAACTGAAGCAAGTTTGGGAAAGAAAACCACAAACTATTTGTCTCTCAGTCCAAGAACAATTAAGAGG GTCAAAATGGTAGCAGCTGGCGTACAAACAAATGGTATCACAGTAGGTGCTAGAAGATTGACAAAATCATTTTCTGAGGTTGGAGGTGATCGACTGACAGGCGCTCACGATGAAGTTGCTGCTGCTATTGAAAG tatTATCACGGGTGAGCATGAAAAACTACACAGAACACAATCAGAAGAACCACCTCGTTCCCCTCATTCACCCACACCCATTTCACCATTACAAAGAGGCGACTCGGATGACGTCACGTCATGCTCCATCAAATCCGTAGCTTCCTCTCAAATAGACAAATCCTCAGAACTTAGTGCACTTCAAAAACAAGCCCAAGAATATTTCCAACAAAACTTCCAATTTATTCACGAAAGCGATAGAGACGACACTATTGATGATGACATCGAAAACATAGAAAAAAGTATGGCGTTAAACAGACGGAATTTAGAGTATTTGCAGCAAGAGATCGCTAAACAGGCGAAAATCGATAAATCATTAAGATCGATATTATCAAAGAGCACAAGTGACGCTTCGCAAAAGACTACAAATTCCCATCCATTATCTAAGACATCGACATTTCAATCAGAACCATCCACTGAGACATCGGTGACGACCACTGACGATAGTGAGAAGAATGAAAAGGAAATTATCATTGATTTTGAGCCAAGGCCTGATGATGAAGCCATTCCTTTCACAACACTTCGAAGGAAAAACAAGAGAATTCTACAAAAAACTTTGTCCGAAGGAGAAATTTTGCTAGATGC gcgaaaaactgaaatttcaTCTAGCGATGGTGGAAAAGATGCACCAATAATTATGTCCACAagtcaagaaaatatgacgaGAGAAGATCGAGAGAGAGAAGCAACATATAAACAGTACATTGCTCAAAATTATGACGAAACACCTATTAAGGATGAAGGCATCTTTCCATTTGAACCCGATGGATCCTTTAG TTCTTCAGAAGGCAATGCTCCATATGAAGACtttcatgaaaaatatattagttacaAGCATGATTCATTTAGAATTCGGAGCGTTAGCTTTGAAGATAGAACAGAAAGTATTCACCGAGAGGATAATCTCCAAGACAG TACGGCGAAATCGAGTCCTACTTCACCGGAAGTAGAAAAACAAGAGATAGATGAAGAAGAAAAAGAGAAAACTATCCCGTCAGCGAATAGTCTAACTAAAATTCTTGCAccgttagaaaaaaaatcacccTCAGCATCCAATGAATCATTGACTGTCGATCACAGCAG AGACCACTCGGACGGCTTATGGAATGAATCTCAAACGACTGTATTACAAATAGACTCTGGGACAGACAACGGTACAGTCATCAG TTCGTCCGACCTTAGCTCATTGGCAGCATCTCCTGGAGCATTGGCATTATTAACGCCAACATCACGAAGGaaacaattacttttattacagCATCAACAAAGATCCTCGTTAGATACTGATGCTTTAGATGAAGAATTTGATGCTTCCCAA AGTCAATCACCAACTTCTCCAAGAAATAAATTGGATACATCAGGTTCAAGCTCCATTCAACACAGACCATCTCTATCACCTCCGGCCGTTGTGCCAAACATTCCCTTGCCCATGTTGCCTATAACAAAACAACCAATATCAAAAACATCTCCAGTACAACACTCAAAAGCAAATCATACTCCTGCCATTGCAATCACTCATCCGAGTTTAGACCTCAGCGATGTCCCGTTTAAGCGTACTCCAAGTTTTATTAACAAGAAGCGAGAAAGGGCACTCAGTCCTTCTAGAAGACAGGAATTACAAAGAAAAGCCCAGCAAAAGGAACCAAACGGTACAATACCTAACTATACCGTACAGTCACCACCAGAACCCGTTTTAGCAAAAACTGGGAGTAGCGAGACTAGTCTCGCCAGAACAGACTCGGGAAAGGTAAATACAGATGTATCGGAGAGTACCACTACAGAGGACTATGTAACAGCTAACTCGGATAGCTCTAAGAGAAGCAATagtaaaaatcaaaataaca gttctgaaaacaataataaggCCCAAGAGGGATCATCATTTGAGAGCGCATCTAGTTTGTATTCGTCTACAAAAACTGATAATATAACGGAAGATTTAATTCTGCCAAGTTTTTCACCGCCCTTAGAGATAAGCGACGATTTTATAGTACCTAATTTAACTTCGCCACCTTCACAATTACCAGATAGGAAATCTAAGCCTTCGGTAGAAAGAATTGAAGTTAAGGCTGAAATCAATCAATGTGTAGACTATATAAGGAAAAATAAGActgaacttattaaaattaaagaagaaCTTTCAGCGAAGAcg GTTTCTTTAAAACGAGAGACAGGAAGTCTGAAAAGTAGCTCAAGTGGCAGTTATAGCATAGGTGGATCAAGTTCAAACTTGTTAGAAAGCGTAATTGATAAAACAATCTGTGAAAAAATGAAAGATTTACCTGAGAAACCCGAACCTGAAGTCGTTAAagtaaaaaaggaaaaaaacaaGGGAAAAGAACAGTTTGTTCCCAAAAATATG ggATCTCTATCGGACGACGAAAGAAGTGTTCATTATTCGTCGTCTGGATATTATGAAAGTCCCATAGAGGATGATGATGACGGTGGATTAA tgTTCGTTCCAGCTTATAAACACTCGCAAAAATACAGATCAACAAGTCGTCCAAGGCTTTGGCTATCAGAGGAACGGCGAAGAAAAAAGAAAGCTTTCACTTTAGAATTTTCAAAATCGTACGATGATTCAATTTCTACATCCCGAGATGACTGGGggaataaagaaaaagaaaccTCCTCAACCCGATACGAACGAAGCGCATTAAAGTCTGCCATGTCAAAATCACCTTTAGAAGAAAAGCAAGAAACTCGcaaaaagaaaacacatttcgtggaaaaaacaaaaagtttacAATCATCGCCCAGAGAAACAATAGACGTcgaaaaatctttaaaagaaaaactgcATAAAGAAAAGGATTCAGATAGAAGGCCCGTTGAAAGAGAAAGATACGTTAAAAGGACAAAGTTAAAAGCAAAGAGTCCCACACAAAGTAGAACTATTGACGTCGGTTATAGGGGAACGCAATATGAAAGAAGAGAAACAATTGGGTCCAACATGAAACtgcatttaaatattcctaCTTCTGATGATTCTAGTGAGCAGTACAAGAAAAATG GCACAAGCAATGGGAACATATCTCCAAGAAAACACAGACGCTTACGTGATAGTCCAAGAAGGAAGACTGGATCCAATTCAACCACAAAATCTCCTACTTCGAATAACAACCACTGCGGTTACTC TTCAAGACCTAGAAGAAAAAGTGGCTCGAACGAAAGCATATCACTCCCCGGAAGTTTGCCTAGAAGGAAACAGTCCATACCAACTTTGCCTTGTATGAGTTCTTTGGAAGCGGAAGATATTGAAACTGCTCGTGCTCTTAATGATGGATCAAGATTGACGCCGTTAAGATACTTCAAAAGCCCAACATCGCCAAGACATCGTAAGCAGGATAATG GCTCGGACTCCGTCTTCTATTCGGAGCAAACTGAGCACAGCCTTGGGGCGGAGGACGAGGCGAGAGCCCACTGCCTACACTGCGGCAAAGAGGTCCACATCGTCACAGCTTCGCATGACGACAGTAGGGCCTCAAAGACTTCGCACACCGAT GAATCATATGCGGACGCAACACCAGACATAGTTCCTGCCCCAGCTGGCTTTGCTGACTCTCCTTCTTGTATGACCACGAAGAAACACGCCAGTGGAGTAAGACTCTATAAAAAGTTAGACAAAAGATACAGATCCGAGGATAAATCTAGGAACTATCGGTATAGGCAGGATGTTCGAGCGAAg TCGGAAGAACGAGGCAAGGAGGAGTATGCGACCATTGAAAAACCGCAGGACACCCGCATAGCTCGTTCCGCTGGCAACAGTTTGGACAAGCTCGCGGCTAATGCCAGTGTCGATCCTGATG aacaaGAAGAATATTCTGGAAGCTCCGAGGGCGCTGAAGGTCGAACCGAGCGCGGAGTATACGCAACTCCCTGGTGGTGTGGGAACTGGATACTACTCTCTGAAACTGATGACCATTGGACTAGGATTCCACCAG ATGTTACCGTAGCATCAGAAGGCCAAGAAGATCCGACGGAGTCTGAGAGCGAGTTCAACAAACGCTACGTTGCGCTTACGCATCGCCTTGTGCATCGTCGAGCCTGCATCGAACTGAATAGACGACAGTCGAACAATACGTTTG aaaGCGATAAAACAGTAATAGTGCGTCGTGGCAATGAAGAATTTGGATTTCGGATCCATGGAAGCAAACCAGTGGTCGTGTCAGCCATCGAACCTGACACTCCAGCTGAATCTTCTGGGCTTGAAGTGGGAGATATCATTATCTCTGTCAACG GAATCAATGTGTTAGACAAGACGCATTCGGAGGTGGTGAAGATTGCTCATTCTGGTTCTGAAATACTTGAATTAGAT GTTGCTAGAACCTGCGAGGTAGTTGCGACATTAGCACATGAGGGAGGTCCAGCCGCCCTTTATTCAGGATACCTATGGCGGGCGGCACCCTTAAGGCCCCATCACCCACCACGATGGACACGACGGTGGTTTGTTCTGAAGCGAGACAACTGCTTGTACTATTATAAAACGGATTcg AGCATCCACCCCGTGGGCGCCCTCATGTTGGTTAACTATCAGCTGAGCGAGGAAGATTCGGGAAAGCCTCACGGGTTCAGACTACAACGCGGCGGTGGTACCAGGCTGCAACTCGCTGCTGATACTGCAGAAGCCTCCGCTAGATGGCGCGCTGTTCTAGACCACGCTATTGACGCCAGTAATCAG CGAGATGGCTGGCTCGAAGTAACGATACGCAACATGAAGCTGCCACCTTCGTCCATACCTCGGCCGGACTGTTTCGGTTATCTGCTGAAGCTCGGCTCCAAGTGGAAGTCGTGGGCAAAGCGATACTGCGTGCTTAAGGACGCGTGTCTTTACTTCTACAACGACGGCAACAGCAAGAGTGCTTTTG GAATGGCCTGTCTCCATGGATACCGAGTCCAGACATGTACCGCGGGAGGCAAGAAATATGCCTTCGAGGTGATGCCTACGGAACCTAAACAACGACACTTCTACTTCCACACTGAGTCCGAAATGGATAGGAAACG atgGATGGCAGCCTTAGAATACTCGATAGACAGGTGGATGAAGGCTGGTTGa